The following coding sequences lie in one Paramisgurnus dabryanus chromosome 16, PD_genome_1.1, whole genome shotgun sequence genomic window:
- the xpnpep2 gene encoding xaa-Pro aminopeptidase 2: MSSSGWILTVCLVVLGVSIHAVWAEDGPGSERNCSAIPPYLPPTVVDTTLRLQKLRASMMPLNISAYIIPATDAHLSEYIAPRDARLAWMSGFTGSAGTAVITQNKAVLWTDSRYWIQAERQMDCNWELEEDVTIRSISNWLISEIAEGDQIGIDPFLFSVDTYKSYNTNLAPADRILKSIPENLVDKIWTDRPPLPSDKPIRLPDGVIERTWPMKVEQIRAQMSLNPYKPTAVLLSALDETAWLFNLRGNDIPYHPFFYSYTLVSMDEIWLMVHNERITEELKVYLNASCYTANCVQLLEYSSVRTYLNSYLVRPNVKVWVGTEYTNQALYELITPEDKLLTSTYSPVLTTKAVKDLTEQRILKEAHVRDAVAVMQLLMWLEKNVPEGSETEITAAQFVDQCRSKQKNSRGPSFETISASGPNAALAHYSPTNETARKLRVDEMYLVDSGGQYLEGTTDITRTVHWGAPTEFQKEAYTRVLMGNIDISRTIFPAGTRGVNMEMLGRRALWEIGLNYGHGTGHGVGNYFGVHEWPVGFQSNNIPFQEGMFTSIEPGYYKENEFGIRIEDIALTVPVKTKYGNGYLTFETISLVPYDRNLINPSLLSPEQLHWLNSYYETIRNVVGPELQRQGLKEEYNWMTKHTAPFLTAGASAISSFTLLVTVVLSASLHHLL, from the exons ATGAGTTCCTCAGGCTGGATACTGACTGTGTGTCTTGTGGTTCTTGGAG TGAGCATTCATGCCGTGTGGGCTGAAGATGGGCCGGGCAGCGAGAGGAACTGTTCTGCAATTCCTCCG TATCTGCCACCAACCGTTGTAGACACAACTCTCAGACTTCAGAAACTCAGAGCATCCATGATGCCGTTAAATATCTCTGCCTACATCATCCCAGCGACAGATGCTcatttg AGTGAGTATATTGCCCCCAGAGATGCAAGGTTGGCCTGGATGTCTGGTTTCACTGGCTCTGCAG GCACAGCAGTTATTACTCAAAACAAGGCAGTTTTGTGGACCGACAGCCGCTACTGGATTCAGGCTGAGAGACAAATGGACTGTAACTGGGAGCTTGAGGAAGATG TCACCATTCGCAGTATAAGCAATTGGTTGATCAGTGAAATTGCTGAAGGAGATCAGATTGGCATTGACCCATTCCTCTTCTCTGTCG ACACATATAAAAGCTACAACACCAACCTGGCACCAGCGGACCGGATATTGAAGTCTATCCCGGAAAACCTGGTTGATAAAATCTGGACAGATCGGCCTCCGTTGCCTTCTGACAAGCCCATACGATTGCCTGACGGTGTCATTG agaGAACATGGCCGATGAAGGTTGAGCAGATTCGCGCTCAAATGAGCCTTAATCCATACAAGCCCACAGCAGTGCTCCTGTCTGCGCTGGACGAGACCGCAT GGCTGTTTAATCTGCGAGGCAATGACATCCCTTACCATCCCTTTTTCTACTCCTACACTCTAGTGTCAATGGATGAGATATG GCTCATGGTGCACAATGAACGAATAACAGAAGAGTTAAAGGTATACCTAAATGCATCATGCTACACAGCCAACTGTGTACAGCTGCTCGAATACAGCTCGGTGCGCACATACCTGAACTCCTACCTAGTAAGACCCAATGTGAAAGTGTGGGTGGGCACCGAGTACACAAACCAGGCACTGTATGAGCTAATCACACCTGAG GATAAACTCCTGACCAGCACCTACTCTCCTGTGCTGACCACAAAAGCGGTGAAGGACTTAACAGAGCAGCGTATTCTCAAAGAAGCTCAT GTAAGAGACGCAGTCGCAGTCATGCAGCTCCTGATGTGGCTTGAGAAGAATGTTCCAGAAGGTTCAGAGACTGAGATTACAGCAGCGCAATTTGTCGATCAGTGTCGCAG CAAGCAGAAGAATAGCAGAGGACCAAGTTTTGAGACCATTTCAGCAAGTGGACCTAATGCTGCTCTTGCCCACTACAG TCCAACGAATGAAACTGCACGAAAGCTGAGAGTTGATGAGATGTATCTTGTTGACTCTGGAGGACAGTATCT TGAAGGTACTACAGATATCACACGTACTGTGCACTGGGGTGCGCCCACGGAGTTTCAAAAG GAGGCCTACACAAGGGTGCTCATGGGAAACATTGACATTTCAAGAACCATCTTTCCTGCTGGAACTAGAG GTGTGAACATGGAGATGCTGGGACGCAGGGCATTGTGGGAAATTGGTTTGAATTATGGTCATGGGACAGGTCATGGTGTTGGGAACTACTTTGGAGTTCATGAAT GGCCTGTGGGTTTTCAGTCCAATAATATCCCATTCCAAGAGGGAATGTTCACATCTATAG AGCCTGGCTACTACAAGGAGAATGAGTTTGGCATAAGAATAGAGGACATTGCTCTCACTGTTCCGGTAAAAACAAAG taTGGAAACGGTTACCTGACTTTCGAAACAATCTCTTTGGTTCCTTATGACAGAAACCTAATAAACCCTTCTCTTCTAAGCCCTGAGCAG CTGCACTGGTTAAACTCATACTATGAGACCATCCGAAATGTGGTGGGTCCTGAGCTGCAGAGACAGGGACTTAAGGAAGAGTATAATTGGATGACAAAGCATACAGCACCTTTCCTTACAGCTGGAGCTTCAGCCATCTCCTCATTTACATTGTTAGTGACAGTCGTGCTCTCTGCTTCACTTCATCATTTGCTTTAA